One Phocoena sinus isolate mPhoSin1 chromosome 13, mPhoSin1.pri, whole genome shotgun sequence DNA segment encodes these proteins:
- the ATRAID gene encoding all-trans retinoic acid-induced differentiation factor — MALRGPDSPLSVVPWAAALLLVLSVERALALPEICIQCPGSVQNLSEVALYCKQTSDLMLHARCCLNRKGTILGLDLQNCSLKDPGPYFPQAHTAIIIDLQANSLQGDLTNTFRGFTQLQTLILPQDVNCPGGINAWDTVTSYINNQTCQEQRNLCNSTGDPEMCPENGSCAPDGPGRLQCVCAEGFHGYKCMRQGSFSLLMFFGILGSTTLSISTLLWGTQRRKAKAS; from the exons ATGGCCCTTCGCGGGCCCGACAGTCCTTTGAGCGTGGTGCCCTGGGCTGCAGCCCTACTCCTCGTTCTGAGCGTGGAAAGGGCTTTGGCGCTACCCGAG aTATGCATCCAGTGTCCAGGAAGTGTGCAAAATTTGTCAGAAGTGGCTCTTTATTGTAAGCAGACATCAGACCTAATGCTGCACGCCCGCTGCTGCCTGAATAGGAAGGGCACCATcctggg GCTGGATCTCCAGAACTGCTCTCTGAAGGACCCTGGTCCATACTTTCCTCAGGCACATACTGCTATCATCAT AGACCTGCAGGCAAACTCCCTCCAGGGTGACTTGACCAACACCTTCCGTGGCTTTACCCAGCTCCAGACTCT GATACTGCCACAAGATGTCAACTGTCCTGGAGGTATTAATGCTTGGGATACTGTCACTTCTTATATAAACAACCAAACCTGCCAAGAGCAAAGGAACCTTTGCAACAGCACTGGGGACCCAG AAATGTGTCCTGAGAATGGATCTTGTGCACCTGATGGTCCAGGTCGCTTGCAGTGTGTTTGTGCTGAAGGCTTTCATGGCTACAAGTGTATGCGCCAG GGCTCCTTCTCACTGCTCATGTTCTTTGGTATTCTGGGATCCACCACATTATCCATCTCCACCCTCCTTTGGGGGACTCAACGTCGAAAAGCCAAGGCTTCATGA